Proteins encoded together in one Anopheles darlingi chromosome 3, idAnoDarlMG_H_01, whole genome shotgun sequence window:
- the LOC125956198 gene encoding transcription factor Ken 1 isoform X2 has product MRKVRMLMLHYSKHGECILQEIGAAFRGEHATDLLLICDGKETVRAHKLVLAAASPLIRMILEETPVLEGETTVYFPDVQVCYFRLLLDFLYSGQVYVPASEVRHLQDLLALLQIKPSIWKNSENSNDRGMQKSVPLVDINRNEGLGPNDRRQRRAKSQELLDSQHVGYPAGMTPHNIIVKSERHSVGSSEDGALDGEDADYMDEIEEAIIESNNNVQPIVSSQQDDDNGGGAVGASGEGTSGSVGFAIEGVGDGREGGGGGGGGGGGEGEGGGGGGEEEEVEEEEGHIEVEGGEDGEGEGGSGAGGEGRREGVESSGGEGGGRGGGGEGGEEGRIDEGAGVVATGGGAGDEGGSTTGDVRSESGSSRSGADVLHPDSLRSSAFVRQSARTRHSAARSGSTCDALEEDDDFELDVEDREMVDKEITQSGAVSGVQRTEPIRNRRRSSSDPVNLSIVKQQQQDVDSDDANIDVETISNAPTKNLLPPRYLDPFRTKRKAYYIHSDTESLKPSLEHELLHGSPDNYVVTPHRKRRPGFHNSPAQNPPFVPSYLEDLRTRKCFLSAPVSFLPDNRPPSPATARTSDHGGTSLGNNHSPTHNNNNNNNNNNTNNNNRRPPSTDNKLAVAPFVYPWPTAALAALPGGPADLLTVPYLHAASANTDTSPAELIQQMKNFENSQAAEMLSARSGATGGASVAGSGGSSGGGGSIGVSSLSGSGSGPTVVGSGNTPVREYRCEYCGKQFGMSWNLKTHLRVHTGEKPFACRLCVAMFKQKAHLLKHLCSVHRNIINSPESGGRYTCCFCTLYFETLQELVRHLSGHHNNLLLSKNLHE; this is encoded by the exons ATGCGCAAAG ttaggatgctgatgctgcactatAGCAAACACGGTGAGTGCATACTCCAGGAAATAGGGGCTGCATTTCGAGGGGAACATGCGACGGACCTGCTGCTAATCTGTGATGGCAAGGAGACAGTGCGTGCACACAAACTTGTACTGGCGGCCGCCAGTCCCCTGATTCG AATGATCCTCGAGGAGACACCTGTGTTGGAGGGCGAAACCACAGTTTACTTCCCTGACGTGCAAGTTTGCTACTTTCGCTTGCTGCTCGATTTCCTGTACTCCGGTCAGGTGTACGTGCCCGCCAGCGAGGTACGCCATTTGCAAGATCTCTTAGCCTTACTTCAAATCAAGCCCAGTATATGGAAAAACTCCGAGAACAGCAACGATCGTG GTATGCAGAAATCGGTACCACTGGTGGATATTAATCGAAATGAAGGCCTGGGTCCGAACGATCGTCGACAGAGGCGAGCCAAGAGCCAAGAACTGCTGGACTCACAGCACGTCGGTTATCCTGCCGGTATGACGCCCCACAACATTATTGTCAAAAGCGAACGCCATTCAGTTGGCAGCTCGGAGGATGGGGCATTGGACGGTGAGGATGCCGACTATATGGACGAGATAGAGGAGGCCATCATCGAGAGCAATAACAACGTACAACCCATAGTCAGCAGCCAACAAGATGATGacaatggcggtggtgctgttggtgctagtGGCGAAGGTACCAGTGGAAGCGTAGGATTCGCTATAGAAGGCGTGGGGGATggtagagaaggaggaggaggaggaggaggaggaggaggaggagaaggagaaggaggaggaggaggaggagaagaggaagaagtagaagaagaagaaggacatatagaagtagaaggaggagaagatggagaagGCGAGGGAGGTAGTGGTGCAGGaggtgaaggaagaagagaaggagtagAAAGCAGTGGcggagaaggtggtggaagaggaggaggaggagaaggaggagaagaagggagaaTAGATGAAGGCGCGGGAGTAGTAGCGACAGGAGGTGGAGCAGGCGATGAAGGCGGAAGTACAACAGGAGATGTACGAAGTGAATCGGGTAGCAGTAGAAGTGGAGCTGATGTGCTGCATCCGGACTCGTTGCGCTCGTCTGCCTTCGTCCGCCAGTCGGCAAGGACTAGGCACAGTGCGGCCCGTAGTGGCAGCACCTGCGATGCTCtggaagaggatgatgatttcgaGCTGGATGTAGAGGATCGCGAGATGGTGGATAAAGAGATAACGCAGAGTGGTGCTGTTAGTGGGGTACAGCGGACCGAGCCGATCCGCAATCGGAGGCGCAGCTCGTCTGATCCTGTCAACCTGTCGATCgtgaagcagcaacagcaggatgtCGATTCGGACGATGCCAACATAGACGTGGAAACGATCAGCAATGCACCAACGAAG aaccTATTGCCACCCCGATATCTGGATCCATTTCGCACCAAACGGAAAGCGTACTACATCCACTCGGACACCGAGTCATTGAAGCCGAGTCTTGAACACGAACTACTGCACGGATCACCGGATAACTACGTCGTGACACCGCACCGGAAGCGTCGTCCCGGCTTTCACAATTCGCCGGCCCAAAACCCGCCGTTCGTGCCAAGCTACCTGGAGGACCTGCGAACTCGCAAGTGTTTCCTCTCTGCACCAGTATCGTTCTTGCCGG ATAACAGGCCCCCATCTCCCGCCACCGCTCGTACTTCTGACCACGGAGGGACCAGCCTCGGAAACAATCATTCGCCcacccacaacaacaacaacaacaacaacaacaacaacaccaataacaacaaccgGCGTCCTCCGAGCACCGACAACAAGCTGGCAGTGGCTCCCTTCGTGTATCCTTGGCCAACGGCGGCTCTAGCAGCGTTGCCCGGTGGCCCAGCAGATCTGCTAACCGTTCCGTACCTGCACGCGGCCAGCGCCAACACCGACACTAGTCCAGCCGAGTTAATACAGCAGATGAAGAACTTCGAGAACAGCCAAGCTGCGGAAATGCTGAGCGCCCGTTCGGGagccaccggtggtgccagTGTCGCTGGTAGCGGTgggagcagcggcggcggcggaagcATAGGAGTAAGCAGTCTTTCCGGTTCGGGTTCTGGACCAACAGTGGTCGGCAGTGGTAATACACCAGTCCGGGAGTACCGCTGCGAGTACTGCGGCAAGCAGTTCGGCATGTCCTGGAACCTCAAAACGCATCTGCGTGTGCACACGGGAGAAAAACCGTTTGCCTGTCGACTCTGTGTGGCGATGTTCAAACAAAAGGCCCACCTGCTGAAGCACCTGTGTTCGGTGCATCGGAATATTATCAACTCTCCCGAATCCGGTGGCCGCTATACTTGTTGCTTCTGTACGCTGTACTTTGAAACACTGCAGGAACTGGTGCGGCATCTGTCCGGGCACCATAACAACTTGCTTCTGAGCAAAAACTTGCATGAATGA
- the LOC125956198 gene encoding transcription factor Ken 1 isoform X3 yields MLMLHYSKHGECILQEIGAAFRGEHATDLLLICDGKETVRAHKLVLAAASPLIRMILEETPVLEGETTVYFPDVQVCYFRLLLDFLYSGQVYVPASEVRHLQDLLALLQIKPSIWKNSENSNDRGMQKSVPLVDINRNEGLGPNDRRQRRAKSQELLDSQHVGYPAGMTPHNIIVKSERHSVGSSEDGALDGEDADYMDEIEEAIIESNNNVQPIVSSQQDDDNGGGAVGASGEGTSGSVGFAIEGVGDGREGGGGGGGGGGGEGEGGGGGGEEEEVEEEEGHIEVEGGEDGEGEGGSGAGGEGRREGVESSGGEGGGRGGGGEGGEEGRIDEGAGVVATGGGAGDEGGSTTGDVRSESGSSRSGADVLHPDSLRSSAFVRQSARTRHSAARSGSTCDALEEDDDFELDVEDREMVDKEITQSGAVSGVQRTEPIRNRRRSSSDPVNLSIVKQQQQDVDSDDANIDVETISNAPTKNLLPPRYLDPFRTKRKAYYIHSDTESLKPSLEHELLHGSPDNYVVTPHRKRRPGFHNSPAQNPPFVPSYLEDLRTRKCFLSAPVSFLPDNRPPSPATARTSDHGGTSLGNNHSPTHNNNNNNNNNNTNNNNRRPPSTDNKLAVAPFVYPWPTAALAALPGGPADLLTVPYLHAASANTDTSPAELIQQMKNFENSQAAEMLSARSGATGGASVAGSGGSSGGGGSIGVSSLSGSGSGPTVVGSGNTPVREYRCEYCGKQFGMSWNLKTHLRVHTGEKPFACRLCVAMFKQKAHLLKHLCSVHRNIINSPESGGRYTCCFCTLYFETLQELVRHLSGHHNNLLLSKNLHE; encoded by the exons atgctgatgctgcactatAGCAAACACGGTGAGTGCATACTCCAGGAAATAGGGGCTGCATTTCGAGGGGAACATGCGACGGACCTGCTGCTAATCTGTGATGGCAAGGAGACAGTGCGTGCACACAAACTTGTACTGGCGGCCGCCAGTCCCCTGATTCG AATGATCCTCGAGGAGACACCTGTGTTGGAGGGCGAAACCACAGTTTACTTCCCTGACGTGCAAGTTTGCTACTTTCGCTTGCTGCTCGATTTCCTGTACTCCGGTCAGGTGTACGTGCCCGCCAGCGAGGTACGCCATTTGCAAGATCTCTTAGCCTTACTTCAAATCAAGCCCAGTATATGGAAAAACTCCGAGAACAGCAACGATCGTG GTATGCAGAAATCGGTACCACTGGTGGATATTAATCGAAATGAAGGCCTGGGTCCGAACGATCGTCGACAGAGGCGAGCCAAGAGCCAAGAACTGCTGGACTCACAGCACGTCGGTTATCCTGCCGGTATGACGCCCCACAACATTATTGTCAAAAGCGAACGCCATTCAGTTGGCAGCTCGGAGGATGGGGCATTGGACGGTGAGGATGCCGACTATATGGACGAGATAGAGGAGGCCATCATCGAGAGCAATAACAACGTACAACCCATAGTCAGCAGCCAACAAGATGATGacaatggcggtggtgctgttggtgctagtGGCGAAGGTACCAGTGGAAGCGTAGGATTCGCTATAGAAGGCGTGGGGGATggtagagaaggaggaggaggaggaggaggaggaggaggaggagaaggagaaggaggaggaggaggaggagaagaggaagaagtagaagaagaagaaggacatatagaagtagaaggaggagaagatggagaagGCGAGGGAGGTAGTGGTGCAGGaggtgaaggaagaagagaaggagtagAAAGCAGTGGcggagaaggtggtggaagaggaggaggaggagaaggaggagaagaagggagaaTAGATGAAGGCGCGGGAGTAGTAGCGACAGGAGGTGGAGCAGGCGATGAAGGCGGAAGTACAACAGGAGATGTACGAAGTGAATCGGGTAGCAGTAGAAGTGGAGCTGATGTGCTGCATCCGGACTCGTTGCGCTCGTCTGCCTTCGTCCGCCAGTCGGCAAGGACTAGGCACAGTGCGGCCCGTAGTGGCAGCACCTGCGATGCTCtggaagaggatgatgatttcgaGCTGGATGTAGAGGATCGCGAGATGGTGGATAAAGAGATAACGCAGAGTGGTGCTGTTAGTGGGGTACAGCGGACCGAGCCGATCCGCAATCGGAGGCGCAGCTCGTCTGATCCTGTCAACCTGTCGATCgtgaagcagcaacagcaggatgtCGATTCGGACGATGCCAACATAGACGTGGAAACGATCAGCAATGCACCAACGAAG aaccTATTGCCACCCCGATATCTGGATCCATTTCGCACCAAACGGAAAGCGTACTACATCCACTCGGACACCGAGTCATTGAAGCCGAGTCTTGAACACGAACTACTGCACGGATCACCGGATAACTACGTCGTGACACCGCACCGGAAGCGTCGTCCCGGCTTTCACAATTCGCCGGCCCAAAACCCGCCGTTCGTGCCAAGCTACCTGGAGGACCTGCGAACTCGCAAGTGTTTCCTCTCTGCACCAGTATCGTTCTTGCCGG ATAACAGGCCCCCATCTCCCGCCACCGCTCGTACTTCTGACCACGGAGGGACCAGCCTCGGAAACAATCATTCGCCcacccacaacaacaacaacaacaacaacaacaacaacaccaataacaacaaccgGCGTCCTCCGAGCACCGACAACAAGCTGGCAGTGGCTCCCTTCGTGTATCCTTGGCCAACGGCGGCTCTAGCAGCGTTGCCCGGTGGCCCAGCAGATCTGCTAACCGTTCCGTACCTGCACGCGGCCAGCGCCAACACCGACACTAGTCCAGCCGAGTTAATACAGCAGATGAAGAACTTCGAGAACAGCCAAGCTGCGGAAATGCTGAGCGCCCGTTCGGGagccaccggtggtgccagTGTCGCTGGTAGCGGTgggagcagcggcggcggcggaagcATAGGAGTAAGCAGTCTTTCCGGTTCGGGTTCTGGACCAACAGTGGTCGGCAGTGGTAATACACCAGTCCGGGAGTACCGCTGCGAGTACTGCGGCAAGCAGTTCGGCATGTCCTGGAACCTCAAAACGCATCTGCGTGTGCACACGGGAGAAAAACCGTTTGCCTGTCGACTCTGTGTGGCGATGTTCAAACAAAAGGCCCACCTGCTGAAGCACCTGTGTTCGGTGCATCGGAATATTATCAACTCTCCCGAATCCGGTGGCCGCTATACTTGTTGCTTCTGTACGCTGTACTTTGAAACACTGCAGGAACTGGTGCGGCATCTGTCCGGGCACCATAACAACTTGCTTCTGAGCAAAAACTTGCATGAATGA
- the LOC125956198 gene encoding transcription factor Ken 1 isoform X1, whose amino-acid sequence MLGVRMLMLHYSKHGECILQEIGAAFRGEHATDLLLICDGKETVRAHKLVLAAASPLIRMILEETPVLEGETTVYFPDVQVCYFRLLLDFLYSGQVYVPASEVRHLQDLLALLQIKPSIWKNSENSNDRGMQKSVPLVDINRNEGLGPNDRRQRRAKSQELLDSQHVGYPAGMTPHNIIVKSERHSVGSSEDGALDGEDADYMDEIEEAIIESNNNVQPIVSSQQDDDNGGGAVGASGEGTSGSVGFAIEGVGDGREGGGGGGGGGGGEGEGGGGGGEEEEVEEEEGHIEVEGGEDGEGEGGSGAGGEGRREGVESSGGEGGGRGGGGEGGEEGRIDEGAGVVATGGGAGDEGGSTTGDVRSESGSSRSGADVLHPDSLRSSAFVRQSARTRHSAARSGSTCDALEEDDDFELDVEDREMVDKEITQSGAVSGVQRTEPIRNRRRSSSDPVNLSIVKQQQQDVDSDDANIDVETISNAPTKNLLPPRYLDPFRTKRKAYYIHSDTESLKPSLEHELLHGSPDNYVVTPHRKRRPGFHNSPAQNPPFVPSYLEDLRTRKCFLSAPVSFLPDNRPPSPATARTSDHGGTSLGNNHSPTHNNNNNNNNNNTNNNNRRPPSTDNKLAVAPFVYPWPTAALAALPGGPADLLTVPYLHAASANTDTSPAELIQQMKNFENSQAAEMLSARSGATGGASVAGSGGSSGGGGSIGVSSLSGSGSGPTVVGSGNTPVREYRCEYCGKQFGMSWNLKTHLRVHTGEKPFACRLCVAMFKQKAHLLKHLCSVHRNIINSPESGGRYTCCFCTLYFETLQELVRHLSGHHNNLLLSKNLHE is encoded by the exons ATGCTTGGAG ttaggatgctgatgctgcactatAGCAAACACGGTGAGTGCATACTCCAGGAAATAGGGGCTGCATTTCGAGGGGAACATGCGACGGACCTGCTGCTAATCTGTGATGGCAAGGAGACAGTGCGTGCACACAAACTTGTACTGGCGGCCGCCAGTCCCCTGATTCG AATGATCCTCGAGGAGACACCTGTGTTGGAGGGCGAAACCACAGTTTACTTCCCTGACGTGCAAGTTTGCTACTTTCGCTTGCTGCTCGATTTCCTGTACTCCGGTCAGGTGTACGTGCCCGCCAGCGAGGTACGCCATTTGCAAGATCTCTTAGCCTTACTTCAAATCAAGCCCAGTATATGGAAAAACTCCGAGAACAGCAACGATCGTG GTATGCAGAAATCGGTACCACTGGTGGATATTAATCGAAATGAAGGCCTGGGTCCGAACGATCGTCGACAGAGGCGAGCCAAGAGCCAAGAACTGCTGGACTCACAGCACGTCGGTTATCCTGCCGGTATGACGCCCCACAACATTATTGTCAAAAGCGAACGCCATTCAGTTGGCAGCTCGGAGGATGGGGCATTGGACGGTGAGGATGCCGACTATATGGACGAGATAGAGGAGGCCATCATCGAGAGCAATAACAACGTACAACCCATAGTCAGCAGCCAACAAGATGATGacaatggcggtggtgctgttggtgctagtGGCGAAGGTACCAGTGGAAGCGTAGGATTCGCTATAGAAGGCGTGGGGGATggtagagaaggaggaggaggaggaggaggaggaggaggaggagaaggagaaggaggaggaggaggaggagaagaggaagaagtagaagaagaagaaggacatatagaagtagaaggaggagaagatggagaagGCGAGGGAGGTAGTGGTGCAGGaggtgaaggaagaagagaaggagtagAAAGCAGTGGcggagaaggtggtggaagaggaggaggaggagaaggaggagaagaagggagaaTAGATGAAGGCGCGGGAGTAGTAGCGACAGGAGGTGGAGCAGGCGATGAAGGCGGAAGTACAACAGGAGATGTACGAAGTGAATCGGGTAGCAGTAGAAGTGGAGCTGATGTGCTGCATCCGGACTCGTTGCGCTCGTCTGCCTTCGTCCGCCAGTCGGCAAGGACTAGGCACAGTGCGGCCCGTAGTGGCAGCACCTGCGATGCTCtggaagaggatgatgatttcgaGCTGGATGTAGAGGATCGCGAGATGGTGGATAAAGAGATAACGCAGAGTGGTGCTGTTAGTGGGGTACAGCGGACCGAGCCGATCCGCAATCGGAGGCGCAGCTCGTCTGATCCTGTCAACCTGTCGATCgtgaagcagcaacagcaggatgtCGATTCGGACGATGCCAACATAGACGTGGAAACGATCAGCAATGCACCAACGAAG aaccTATTGCCACCCCGATATCTGGATCCATTTCGCACCAAACGGAAAGCGTACTACATCCACTCGGACACCGAGTCATTGAAGCCGAGTCTTGAACACGAACTACTGCACGGATCACCGGATAACTACGTCGTGACACCGCACCGGAAGCGTCGTCCCGGCTTTCACAATTCGCCGGCCCAAAACCCGCCGTTCGTGCCAAGCTACCTGGAGGACCTGCGAACTCGCAAGTGTTTCCTCTCTGCACCAGTATCGTTCTTGCCGG ATAACAGGCCCCCATCTCCCGCCACCGCTCGTACTTCTGACCACGGAGGGACCAGCCTCGGAAACAATCATTCGCCcacccacaacaacaacaacaacaacaacaacaacaacaccaataacaacaaccgGCGTCCTCCGAGCACCGACAACAAGCTGGCAGTGGCTCCCTTCGTGTATCCTTGGCCAACGGCGGCTCTAGCAGCGTTGCCCGGTGGCCCAGCAGATCTGCTAACCGTTCCGTACCTGCACGCGGCCAGCGCCAACACCGACACTAGTCCAGCCGAGTTAATACAGCAGATGAAGAACTTCGAGAACAGCCAAGCTGCGGAAATGCTGAGCGCCCGTTCGGGagccaccggtggtgccagTGTCGCTGGTAGCGGTgggagcagcggcggcggcggaagcATAGGAGTAAGCAGTCTTTCCGGTTCGGGTTCTGGACCAACAGTGGTCGGCAGTGGTAATACACCAGTCCGGGAGTACCGCTGCGAGTACTGCGGCAAGCAGTTCGGCATGTCCTGGAACCTCAAAACGCATCTGCGTGTGCACACGGGAGAAAAACCGTTTGCCTGTCGACTCTGTGTGGCGATGTTCAAACAAAAGGCCCACCTGCTGAAGCACCTGTGTTCGGTGCATCGGAATATTATCAACTCTCCCGAATCCGGTGGCCGCTATACTTGTTGCTTCTGTACGCTGTACTTTGAAACACTGCAGGAACTGGTGCGGCATCTGTCCGGGCACCATAACAACTTGCTTCTGAGCAAAAACTTGCATGAATGA